A genomic stretch from Scheffersomyces stipitis CBS 6054 chromosome 6, complete sequence includes:
- the TRK1 gene encoding low affinity potassium transporter (go_function cation transporter activity~go_process cation transport), with protein MLDTIKKYYATYRRKRLESEVGLRVRNQIHRLSSVLGPTVKVLVPNFRAAHYCYIIFWVFFGSVLVYPVRNLRYIDALFFTGGASTQAGLNTVDTNTIALYQQIILYIIATFTTPIFIHGSMLFVRLYFFERHFDNIKEKSKLNFKMRRQATIAARTQSMDATRLNTFTNQNLGFDKSKRNNNRGDNVDKEQKDNGLHTVDVEMANNSSPQSSSTFHGDVEHIDEPSDSDEERGRRAPDDIRLNDLNPDSPHDAVRFGNLPQPSKRARSKELDPSDMYRSIALLQDSHNNSTRNLDDDDEVLVIKSPNEIEKTGGRIYTKRKPKSHRPSGSSGSKPWKKGSKWSNRLRKTFSNSGSSSTPKTKRSYSTASEEIVDDDASIDSENEVVTTDVADDDDENDHDYNHNDNNDDDDDDEEAVDDEDSVNDGDVEDDANPESPRKEGPTTHFAEPANDPRRKRPNLLDVPNGSRKHSFVSSPTYEKFEKFKKNIKKGKLKRIKTPGVSQTSSRLFGYNSSINVDDDSYVDEDAYDEDDEEASYEENEIGPTITKVMSTNYLSWEPTVGRNSTFIHMTEAQKEELGGVEYRAVKLLIKILVLYYIGFHVLAVVLLLPWILMRESYIEVVRTQGVSPTWWAFFTASSAFNDLGFTLTADSMVSFGRSVYVMIVVSFFIVIGNTGFPVFLRFIIWILFKTAKPLSLYKESLGFLLDHPRRCFTLLFPSVPTWWLFIILVVLNGVDLVLFIILDLNNNYLKEIPVGYRIVDGLFQAFSTRTAGFAVVDLSQLHPAVQVSYMIMMYISVLPLAISIRRTNVYEEQSLGVYLKEENHEDDEKTPHTFIGAHLRNQLSFDLWFIFLGLFIMCIAEGGKLNNNDIRFTVFSILFEIISAYGTVGLSLGYTGVNASLSSQFSVISKLVIVAMMVRGRHRGLPYTLDRAIMLPDADMQRRDHLQENHAIRRHTTMERENTLGIGGDNILRRVITREGGILFGRRRSSAFAMPSLSENPSYIITSTSQEEQELEAIRNQV; from the exons ATGTTAGATACAATAAAGAAATACTATGCTACATATCGACGGAAGAGGTTGGAGTCTGAAGTAGGGCTTCGAGTACGGAACCAGATCCACAGGTTGTCTCTGGTCTTAGGGCCCACTGTCAAGGTGTTAGTGCCGAATTTCCGGGCTGCCCATTATTGCTATATCATTTTCTGGGTCTTTTTCGGGTCTGTGCTAGTATATCCTGTCAGAAATTTGAGATATATCGACgctctcttcttcactggGGGTGCGTCCACACAGGCTGGATTAAACACTGTGGATACCAACACTATTGCTTTGTACCAGCAGATTATTCTCTACATCATTGCTACATTTACGACACCCATTTTCATCCATGGGCTGATGCTTTTTGTGCGATTGTACTTTTTCGAACGACATTTTGATAACATCAAGGAGAAGTCTAAgctcaacttcaagatgagACGGCAGGCTACAATTGCTGCTCGGACCCAGTCGATGGACGCTACCAGGTTGAACACCTTCACCAACCAAAACTTGGGGTTTGACAAAAGCAAACGCAACAACAATAGAGGTGACAATGTAGATAAAGAGCAAAAGGACAACGGGCTCCATACTGTAGATGTCGAAATGGCGAATAATTCATCACCgcaatcttcttc TACTTTTCATGGAGATGTAGAACACATCGATGAGCCCTCCgattctgatgaagaaagaggaagGAGAGCCCCCGACGATATCCGATTGAATGACTTGAATCCGGATTCGCCTCACGATGCCGTTCGTTTTGGCAACTTGCCACAGCCATCAAAGAGAGCCAGATCGAAGGAGTTAGATCCTTCAGACATGTACCGGTCTATTGCGCTTTTGCAGGATAGCCACAATAATAGCACCCGTAATCTTGATG ATGATGATGAGGTTTTGGTGATAAAGTCGCCGAACGAGATCGAAAAAACAGGTGGACGTATTTACACCAAACGCAAACCTAAAAGCCACAGACCAAGTGGCAGCTCCGGGTCCAAACCTTGGAAAAAGGGCAGCAAGTGGTCCAATCGTTTGAGAAAGAcgttttccaattctggcCTGTCAAGCACACCCAAAACCAAACGAAGCTATTCCACTGCGCTGGAAGAAATTGTGGACGATGATGCTTCTATTGActctgaaaatgaagtaGTCACTACTGACGTTgcagatgatgacgatgaaaATGACCATGACTACAACCACAATGACAACaacgatgatgatgacgatgatgaagaagctgtagatgatgaagatagCGTAAATGACGGAGACGTAGAAGACGATGCCAATCCGGAAAGTCCTAGAAAAGAAGGACCTACCACTCATTTTGCGGAGCCTGCCAACGATCCCCGTAGAAAAAGACCCAATTTACTAGATGTTCCTAATGGATCGAGAAAGCACTCATTTGTAAGTTCGCCCACTTACGAAAAGTTTGAGAAGTTCAAAAAGAACATCAAAAAAGGCAAACTCAAACGGATAAAAACGCCTGGAGTCTCACAGACTTCGTCTCGTTTGTTCGGCTACAACTCTAGTATCAATGTAGACGATGATAGTTACGTGGATGAGGACGCAtatgacgaagacgacgagGAAGCCAGCtatgaagaaaacgaaatcGGCCCTACTATCACCAAAGTCATGAGTACGAACTACTTGTCTTGGGAACCTACTGTGGGAAGAAACTCTACTTTCATTCATATGACGGAAGCTCAGAAAGAGGAGCTTGGCGGTGTAGAATACCGTGCGGTGAAGCTCTTGATCAAGATTTTGGTACTATACTATATAGGCTTCCATGTTCTTGCAGtcgtccttcttcttcccTGGATTCTTATGAGAGAGAGCTACATAGAAGTAGTTCGTACTCAGGGTGTCTCTCCTACCTGGTGGGCGTTCTTCACTGCACTGTCAGCGTTTAATGATTTGGGATTTACCTTAACAGCAGACTCGATGGTGCTGTTTGGTCGTTCCGTGTATGTGATGattgttgtttctttctttatcgTCATTGGTAATACGGGTTTTCCTGTATTTCTTCGTTTCATAATAtggatcttgttcaagactGCCAAACCATTGTCGTTGTACAAGGAGTCGTTGGGCTTCTTGTTGGATCACCCCAGACGTTGTTTCACTTTGCTCTTCCCATCAGTGCCTACGTGGTGGCTTTTTATAATTCTTGTGGTTCTCAACGGTGTTGATTTGGTTCTCTTTATCAttttggacttgaacaacaactATCTTAAGGAGATCCCGGTTGGATACCGTATTGTTGATGGGCTTTTCCAGGCTTTCAGTACCAGAACTGCAGGTTTTGCTGTCGTAGACTTGTCTCAGTTGCACCCTGCCGTTCAAGTTAGTTACATGATCATGATGTATATCTCTGTTTTGCCTTTGGCTATATCTATCAGAAGAACTAACGTTTATGAAGAACAATCTTTGGGTGTTTacttgaaagaagagaatcacgaagacgacgaaaaGACTCCACATACATTTATAGGTGCGCATTTGCGAAACCAATTGTCTTTCGACTTGTGGTTCATCTTTTTGGGACTCTTTATTATGTGTATAGCCGAGGGGGgcaaattgaacaataatGATATCAGATTCACAGTTTTTTCGATCTTGTTTGAGATCATCAGTGCCTATGGTACAGTTGGTTTGTCGCTTGGGTATACTGGAGTGAATGCTTCACTCTCTTCGCAGTTCTCTGTCATTTCCAAATTGGTCATCGTAGCCATGATGGTTAGAGGAAGACATAGAGGTTTGCCATATACATTGGATAGAGCCATCATGTTGCCAGATGCTGATATGCAGAGACGTGATCACTTGCAAGAAAATCATGCCATCCGTAGACATACTACAatggaaagagaaaacaCACTTG GAATTGGTGGAGACAATATCTTGAGAAGAGTGATCACCAGAGAAGGAGGAATTCTTTTcggtagaagaagatcttcagCCTTTGCCATGCCTTCtc TTAGTGAAAATCCTCTGTATATCAtcacttcaacttctcagGAAGAACAGGAGTTAGAGGCAATCAGAAACCAAGTCTAG
- a CDS encoding predicted protein, with product MIRKQARERREYLYRKSLQLKEAALTEKRQQLKAALASGKPLSKDLAEDDQLQKDFIYDESEQTEVDDEYSTLSGIADPKVIITTSRDPSVKLLQFSKEVKLMFPNSLKLNRGNYVIPELVKTCSRVQISDLIILHEHRGVPTSLTVSHFPHGPSAIFTLHNVKLRHDLPQLGNVSESYPHLIFENFTTGLGKRVETILKHLFPPGVKKDSSRVITFVNNDDYISVRHHVYVKTKDGVELSEIGPRFEMRLYEIRLGLPDNKNADVEWQLRRFIRTANRKNYL from the coding sequence ATGATCCGGAAACAGGccagagaaagaagagagtATCTCTACCGCAAGTCGCTCCAGCTCAAGGAGGCCGCACTCACCGAGAAAAGACAGCAATTAAAGGCTGCTCTTGCTCTGGGAAAACCGCTTTCTAAGGATTTAGCTGAAGATGaccagttgcaaaaagattTCATTTATGATGAAAGTGAGCAAACTGAAGTTGACGATGAGTACAGTACACTCAGTGGCATAGCAGATCCAAAAGTTATCATTACTACTTCCAGAGATCCTTCGGTAAAGTTGCTCCAATTCTCCAAGGAAGTCAAACTCATGTTCCCCAATTCTCTTAAATTGAACAGAGGTAACTATGTCATACCTGAATTGGTgaagacttgttcaagagtACAAATTTCGGACTTAATCATCTTGCACGAACACAGAGGGGTACCAACTTCGCTTACCGTAAGTCATTTTCCACATGGTCCATCTGCCATTTTCACATTACATAACGTTAAGTTGAGACACGATTTACCACAGCTAGGTAACGTTTCTGAATCTTATCCTCATTTGATCTTTGAGAACTTCACTACAGGTTTGGGTAAGAGGGTAGAAACAATCCTCAAACACTTGTTTCCACCAGGAGTGAAGAAGGACAGCTCCAGAGTGATAACTTTTGTCAACAATGATGACTACATTTCTGTAAGACACCATGTATACGTAAAAACGAAAGATGGTGTAGAGTTGAGTGAAATTGGTCCAAGATTCGAAATGAGACTCTACGAGATCAGATTGGGATTGCcagacaacaagaatgcTGACGTGGAGTGGCAGTTGAGGCGGTTTATCAGAACAGCCAACAGAAAGAACTACTTGTAG
- the VHS2 gene encoding hypothetical beta-1,6-N-acetylglucosaminyltransferase — translation MASSTSTTTQPKKRLSLFSFHSSSSSESKDNVAADSVAPDSKSVASVDDTISGKQAGSGSLAAVPVHGHEHEDHVHFNHELPAGLVDNPECQIFERSVQESCIFEPVLLNRQHSNSIVSSTSSAGKGPSSRSRSHTHNSITTFKPEDYIPPALDATTSLLNDKDANLDDVEMIYSNRRNSSVIGLNMALGRPISPSRKNSVYSMHNQSHMASPMLSVNTEPSAHITQIHSPVSPTKLSTSKSSLSFYSFADMINADEFARRPSFKSSYSQGIIPTSNTYNSVPPTFNRNPSFAKHRNPSTSSQLSSQLSSKDKVLKRIGSKKAGSSSTANNLNKFLISPESSDSEDPERDTEHDRDYTSSKPIKSVSKSPTTTSPHNGPVSHVPQTGANRKSVSSASSSTSGFIPPLASTAVFNDNESLISTSIGDCLRQTTTEINGQ, via the coding sequence ATGGCCTCTTCCACCTCCACAACTACCCAACCGAAGAAACGCTTGCTGCTCTTCTCGTTCCACTCATCCTCGTCCTCCGAGTCCAAAGATAATGTCGCCGCCGACTCCGTAGCTCCAGACAGCAAGCTGGTAGCTTCCGTTGACGACACGATCTCTGGCAAACAGGCTGGTTCCGGCTCTTTGGCCGCAGTTCCTGTGCACGGTCACGAACATGAAGATCACGTGCACTTCAACCATGAATTGCCAGCTGGATTAGTAGACAATCCGGAATGCCAGATCTTCGAGCGGTCGGTCCAGGAGAGCTGTATATTCGAGCCTGTGTTGTTGAACAGACAACACAGCAACTCTATAGTATCGAGCACATCCTCGGCTGGAAAGGGCCCAAGCTCAAGATCCAGATCACACACCCACAACTCCATCACTACATTTAAACCCGAGGACTACATTCCTCCTGCGTTGGATGCTACAACTTCTTTACTCAACGACAAGGATGCCAATTTGGATGACGTCGAGATGATCTATTCGAATCGTCGGAACTCTTCTGTAATTGGCTTGAATATGGCCTTGGGTAGACCAATTTCACCATCTCGGAAAAACTCGGTCTATTCCATGCATAACCAGTCTCACATGGCGTCCCCCATGCTTAGTGTTAACACTGAGCCTCTGGCGCACATCACGCAAATTCACTCTCCAGTTAGTCCGACCAAGTTGAGCACCTCCAAGTCTTCGTTAAGTTTTTATAGCTTTGCTGACATGATCAATGCCGACGAGTTTGCCAGAAGACCCTCTTTCAAGTCGTCATACAGCCAGGGAATAATACCTACCAGCAACACGTACAATTCGGTTCCCCCTACCTTTAATAGAAACCCTTCATTTGCCAAGCATAGAAACCCATCCACTTCGTCTCAGTTGTCATCGCAGTTGTCCTCCAAGGATAAGGTATTGAAACGTATAGGCAGCAAGAAAGCTGGTAGTTCGTCGACCGCTAAtaacttgaacaaattcttgatttcgCCTGAGTCGTCGGATTCCGAAGATCCAGAGCGCGATACGGAACATGACCGTGACTACACCAGCCTGAAGCCAATCAAGTCCGTTTCCAAGCTGCCTACAACCACGTCGCCCCACAACGGGCCAGTGTCGCATGTGCCACAGACCGGTGCCAATAGAAAATCTGTGAGCTCTGCCAGTTCACTGACCAGTGGGTTTATACCTCCTCTTGCTTCCACTGCTGTATTTAATGATAACGAAAGTCTAATCTCCACCTCCATCGGGGACTGTCTCAGACAGACCACGACGGAAATTAATGGCCAATAA
- a CDS encoding TOR binding protein: MKTTKSSSNLEGLNAVLVKSKQTHQQLQAQQVQNVQVNGTEYPLSAADFDELRRQRASTLDSMSIPPIESIKFYQSGIVDSEGEDEQSSQSQIQNHHHRHHRRTLSRTSAQSADERVSFNSGIAKDATPDSSRIRSATTSAIESTGQSAQSNGNDNTESPTWLFSDLLSNLGSFKDKDEYYIVAKGNDLVLLLQQYPALKNDILLKNFINKIQFMFCHNVSEVRSTGYRILRHVISSYETLMIIVQSKILIFIIATMSTTRSTIGEKEQALKLVREFLNIENGTDNLSIGVIKSLISLIESSNEHIYDENELNVGPMKLDMEQYSSHDAIPEPFKNICVETICEIALLNPELVFHSGGFKVFINIIIDGSFEMASSCSLVILNILDLPNSRKFLRNGYDLNSLIAVFSNITDEVGDSSTSSKKRINNLKLQKVSFLIASLLKNFNGLIAFSVCNFKSLKNLISNLKKRNIRVRDYIMDILQDILRLKSLPWLASSPIGEIIRKYNSYTDNEKYGFQYQQLDAIENEFAYNIITHYQGLLALILIKNDIFTYLIDIVEQNLNESNTKKATGLITHLYSMANNILPPELVQTNLALTNLSSFSSFEIEKVTRQKFKATEDYNANLKSYLKNINIQSKYNIDDNEFKMMINNTKILTIKEFEDWNWQLLLTLIQGPLTNPKRFDEVLEKNPKFFKRLMSFYRPFKFRFCNIAITKSNSQRYINIGCQLLELFLSLENGTRYLSTSKLLPQLSEIFAQVDKYSGISTNDAVLSRRRLDSTASIGYLRFIGVFSSYPAGLKILEQWQFYNLFLNIIEGSSFSESTNSLLLTLFKYVDFTGDNQFRILLSQCFKVSNFKLRSYLLRHLLPRLIIIKECELFVIRLLVNNLYDPSPEIVSKSIDILSDHYSTNKCKNLNYLIDLHPSIQILSRTIKGRNLLINFLNIPSGFRFLEDSGFIEEEFDKWSNMNDLSYLNRIEKLISASFFPTTTTSSPTNDHLYIFNFFKYLLSTEEGLNYFAHMKQKTYLENLINEVETVSDKLLHDGEFIDVDSPDEKLTSILNRLKQNLWIIGNIASGQYGIQLLDPMYNINLEKSVIAIILELFDNCPIWNIRGACFYVLGMVATTIEGIEILDESNWVSVLDQYSNSKCLTYPKLGVSQIFNIGLANPYRDVKYYSLFSGGAVTSIMWDDDDDEDNGKANGGEDISSAQPDGTLSVTGVPASAGSEEESTSVETKIRDRVINLIQHLNSVLSKIERKAVKELLKMKRNTPEVFEELPLFLEVIKTIDKGNFRYHKRKFIFDLFLDTRVFENLIKKERKNSIKV, translated from the exons ATGAAAACGACCAAATCGTCCTCGAATCTCGAGGGCTTAAATGCGGTTCTTGTCAAACTGAAACAGACTCACCAACAACTACAGGCTCAACAGGTACAGAATGTCCAGGTAAACGGGACCGAATATCCACTCTCAGCAGCTGATTTTGACGAGTTGCGCAGACAGCGAGCATCGACCTTAGACTCGATGAGTATACCTCCTATCGAGAGTATCAAGTTTTACCAGAGTGGGATTGTAGATTCGGAAGGAGAAGACGAGCAGCtgagccagagccagattcAAAATCACCATCATAGACACCATAGGCGAACTCTTTCCAGAACAAGTGCTCAAAGTGCGGACGAACGGGTAAGTTTCAACTCCGGGATCGCTAAGGATGCCACTCCTGATTCGCTGAGAATTCGGAGTGCTACGACTTCTGCTATAGA ATCAACTGGACAATCAGCCCAGAGCAATGGAAACGACAACACTGAGAGTCCCACCTGGCTCTTCAGCGATTTATTGTCAAATTTGGGGCTGTTCAAAGATAAGGACGAGTACTATATTGTAGCGAAAGGCAATGACTTGGTACTTTTGCTCCAGCAATATCCTGCTTTGAAAAACGATATTTTGCtcaagaatttcatcaacaagataCAGTTCATGTTCTGCCACAATGTATCTGAAGTTCGCAGCACAGGGTATCGTATCTTGAGGCATGTAATTTCCAGCTATGAGACTTTGATGATTATAGTCCAATCTAAgatcttgattttcatCATTGCGACTATGTCGACTACTAGATCTACTATTGGCGAAAAAGAGCAAGCTTTGAAGTTGGTTCGAGAGTTTCTCAATATAGAAAATGGAACCGACAACCTTTCAATTGGTGTGATAAAGTCGTTGATAAGCTTGATAGAGAGCAGTAACGAACATATTTACGACGAAAATGAGTTGAATGTTGGCCCCATGAAGTTGGATATGGAACAATATAGTTCCCATGATGCGATACCTGAACCTTTTAAGAATATCTGCGTAGAAACAATTTGCGAGATAGCGTTGCTTAATCCTGAGTTGGTATTTCACAGTGGTGGATTCAAGGTTTTCATCAATATCATCATAGATGGTTCTTTTGAAATGGCCTCGAGCTGTTCATTGGTAATTCTCAATATTCTAGACTTGCCCAACTCTCGAAAGTTCTTGCGGAATGGCTACGATTTGAACTCCTTGATAGCGgtcttttccaatattACAGATGAAGTAGGTGATTCTAGCACAAGTTCCAAAAAAAGGATtaacaacttgaagcttCAGAAAGTTTCATTTTTAATAGCCTCACTACTTAAAAACTTCAACGGTTTGATTGCATTTTCTGTGTGCAATTTCAAGTCactcaagaatttgatttcaaacttgaagaagagaaacatAAGAGTTCGTGATTACATTATGGACATTTTACAAGACATACTAAGACTAAAGAGTTTGCCCTGGTTGGCAAGCTCTCCAATAGGTGAAATTATTAGAAAGTACAACTCCTACACCGACAACGAAAAATATGGGTTTCAATACCAGCAGCTAGATGCCATAGAAAACGAGTTCGCCTACAACATTATCACTCACTACCAGGGGCTACTTGCTCTAATATTGATAAAGAACGACATTTTCACATATCTTATAGACATTGTTGAGCAAAATTTGAATGAGTCCAACACCAAAAAAGCTACTGGCTTGATAACACATTTATATTCCATGGCCAATAATATTTTGCCGCCCGAACTAGTACAAACCAATCTAGCATTGACTAACTTGTCCctgttttcttcattcGAGATCGAAAAGGTTACCAGACAAAAGTTCAAGGCCACTGAAGACTACAATgcaaatttgaaatcatACCTCAAGAACATAAATATTCAGTCCAAGTACAACATAGACGATAACGAGTTTAAAATGATGATCAACAATACCAAGATTCTTACCATaaaagaatttgaagattggAACTGGCAATTGCTATTGACTTTAATTCAGGGACCTCTAACGAACCCCAAAAGGTTTGACGAAGTGTTGGAGAAAAATCCgaagttcttcaaaagaCTTATGTCGTTCTATCGACCTTTCAAATTCAGGTTCTGTAACATAGCAATAACCAAAAGCAATTCACAAAGGTATATTAACATAGGGTGCCAATTGCTAGAgttgtttctttctcttgagAATGGAACAAGGTATCTTTCTACAAGTAAGCTTCTTCCACAATTGTCGGAAATATTTGCACAAGTAGACAAGTATAGCGGGATTTCTACAAACGACGCTGTCTTATCGCGAAGGCGATTAGATTCCACTGCAAGTATCGGTTACTTGAGATTTATAGGTGTGTTCAGTTCCTATCCTGCGGGACTCAAGATTTTGGAGCAGTGGCAGTTCTATAATCTATTTCTTAACATAATTGAAGGAAGTAGTTTTTCAGAGTCCACAAATTCATTACTCTTGACATTGTTCAAATATGTGGATTTCACAGGTGATAACCAGTTTAGGATTCTACTTCTGCAATGTTTCAAAGTTTCGAACTTTAAGCTAAGAAGCTATCTACTTCGTCACTTATTACCTCGTTTGATAATTATTAAGGAATGCGAGCTATTTGTGATACGATTACTAGTCAATAATCTATACGATCCACTGCCCGAGATAGTCAGCAAGTCCATCGATATATTGAGTGACCATTATTCTACCAACAAGTgcaagaatttgaattattTGATAGACTTACATCCATCGATTCAGATTCTTTCCCGAACAATTAAAGGTCGCAATTTGCTTATTAATTTCCTTAATATTCCAAGCGGTTTTAGGTTCCTAGAAGACTCTGGATTCATAGAGGAGGAATTTGACAAATGGTCAAACATGAATGACTTGTCCTACCTtaatagaattgaaaaactcATTCTGGCAAGCTTTTTTCCGACaacgacaacttcaagtccaactAACGATCACTTGTACATTTTTAACTTTTTTAAATACCTTCTATCGACAGAAGAGGGTCTCAACTACTTTGCGCATATGAAACAGAAAACATATTTGGAGAATTTGATtaatgaagttgaaaccGTTTCAGACAAATTACTTCACGACGGCGAATTTATTGATGTTGATTCACCTGATGAAAAACTAACCTCTATTCTCAATAGATTGAAGCAAAACTTGTGGATTATAGGCAACATTGCTTCGGGACAATACGGAATTCAGTTATTAGACCCGATGTACAATATTAACTTGGAGAAATCAGTGATTGCCATAATTTTAGAGCTCTTTGATAATTGTCCCATTTGGAATATCCGAGGCGCTTGTTTTTATGTATTGGGAATGGTTGCAACCAcaattgaaggaattgagaTTTTGGATGAATCAAATTGGGTCAGTGTTTTAGACCAGTATTCTAATAGTAAGTGTTTGACATATCCCAAGCTTGGTGTGTCTCAAATATTTAATATTGGTCTAGCCAACCCTTATCGTGATGTGAAGTACTACTCCTTGTTTAGTGGAGGAGCTGTTACATCTATTATGTGggatgatgacgatgacgaagataACGGGAAAGCCAATGGGGGTGAAGATATATCGTCTGCCCAACCTGATGGTACTCTATCAGTTACTGGGGTTCCAGCCTCTGCTGGTTCAGAAGAGGAAAGTACGCTGGTTGAAACAAAAATTCGGGACAGAGTGATAAACCTCATTCAGCACTTGAATTCGGTATTAAGCAAGATCGAGAGAAAGGCTGTTaaggagttgttgaagatgaaacGCAACACTCCTGAGGTCTTTGAGGAGTTACCTCTTTTTCTCGAAGTGATCAAGACTATCGATAAAGGTAACTTCAGATACCACAAGCGAAAGTTCATCTttgacttgttcttggatACGAGGGTATTTGAAAATCTTATCAAGAAGGAGCGCAAGAACTCCATAAAGGTATAG
- a CDS encoding predicted protein, whose product SSSKDYHKIYEKYHDKFKKVYAQSIRLFESEKSQRQTLAYYQRKNQALLRVLEEFETANGYKEEPDSVEQIFAGGDRSRLEKIVQQAPHLASSLGPIFQLIAENSISVQKRHYINLYINETVPDLINDDLISIETNPQDPESWTRRHYPNLTTSKFKPVHFPAN is encoded by the exons TCCAGTTCTAAGGATTACCACAAGATCTACGAAAAGTATCAtgacaagttcaaaaaAGTCTATGCACAAAGTATCCGGCTCTTTGAGTCGGAAAAATCACAGCGACAGACTCTCGCCTACTACCAGCGGAAAAACCAGGCTCTTTTGCGAGTAttagaagaatttgaaactGCCAATGGATACAAGGAAGAACCCGATTCTGTGGAGCAGATCTTCGCTGGCGGTGATCGCTCGAGATTGGAAAAAATCGTCCAACAGGCTCCACATCTCGCTTCGTCATTAGgaccaatttttcagctcATAGCTG AAAACCTGATTCTGGTCCAAAAACGCCACTACATCAACTTGTACATTAACGAAACCGTTCCcgacttgatcaatgaTGACTTGATCAGTATAGAAACAAATCCCCAGGACCCAGAAAGCTGGACCCGTCGTCATTATCCAAACTTGACCACGTCCAAGTTCAAGCCAGTGCATTTCCCTGCTAAT